One region of Syntrophobacter fumaroxidans MPOB genomic DNA includes:
- a CDS encoding FkbM family methyltransferase — MRLSTRQKVFIAAQLARGLLAVRRLAGKGPDVQAVRRGVKWRLDLREGIDLALYLGVYENETAQTIAREIREGWVVLDIGANIGAHTLPIADRIGPGGRVLAFEPTSYAFEKLRTNISLNAALAERIDCHQTVLVDKPPTAPLQPIYSSWPLTDTVDVHPVLRGRLMSTEGAAAATLEHVVQVAQLRRLDFIKLDVDGNESMVLEGARETLARFRPTIIMEFCPHLHHRHGTDGFPALLGLLRDLGYRAETKREGRDVPLIPESVEAMCPGGGSVDLLLRPL, encoded by the coding sequence TTGCGTTTGTCGACCCGTCAGAAAGTTTTTATCGCGGCCCAGCTCGCGAGGGGCCTCCTGGCCGTTCGCAGGCTTGCCGGAAAAGGCCCCGATGTCCAGGCCGTCCGCAGAGGCGTGAAATGGCGCCTCGATCTCCGGGAGGGAATCGATCTTGCCCTCTACCTTGGAGTCTATGAAAACGAGACCGCTCAAACCATCGCAAGGGAAATTCGTGAGGGCTGGGTCGTGCTGGACATCGGAGCGAATATCGGCGCGCACACTCTGCCCATCGCCGACCGGATCGGTCCGGGCGGGCGGGTCCTGGCATTCGAGCCGACAAGTTATGCCTTCGAAAAGCTGAGGACGAACATTTCACTCAATGCCGCGTTGGCCGAGCGCATCGACTGCCACCAGACCGTGCTGGTCGACAAACCGCCCACAGCTCCTCTGCAGCCCATCTACTCCAGTTGGCCGCTGACCGACACGGTCGATGTTCATCCCGTTCTCCGCGGCCGACTGATGAGCACGGAGGGCGCCGCGGCCGCCACCCTGGAACACGTGGTGCAAGTCGCTCAATTGCGGCGCCTGGACTTCATCAAACTGGACGTCGACGGGAACGAGTCGATGGTGCTCGAGGGGGCACGGGAGACCCTGGCTCGCTTTCGTCCGACCATCATCATGGAGTTCTGCCCCCACCTCCACCACCGGCACGGCACGGACGGTTTCCCCGCGCTCCTGGGCCTGTTGCGCGATCTAGGCTACCGGGCGGAAACGAAGAGGGAGGGACGCGACGTCCCCTTGATCCCTGAAAGCGTCGAAGCCATGTGCCCGGGCGGCGGCAGCGTCGATCTGCTTCTCAGGCCGCTCTGA
- a CDS encoding C-GCAxxG-C-C family protein, which yields MTREEKIEAIRQRARKNFSLGYNCAECVAEAVLSLVDTGLPPEVKKLATGFGGGVGLYGDTCGALVGAVMAVSAVHGRSTLPEGEGKEGLMKSKEQLYGKPGLYRLFNQLPNQVKAKYGQTLCRELAAKWRDNWLCRDHALFCRDLITDVAGMAAEMIFSDRDEAASRPLGENVENLKE from the coding sequence ATGACCAGAGAAGAAAAGATTGAAGCCATAAGACAGCGTGCCAGGAAGAACTTTTCCCTCGGGTACAATTGCGCCGAATGCGTCGCCGAGGCAGTATTGTCGCTCGTGGACACCGGGTTGCCCCCCGAGGTCAAGAAGCTTGCCACCGGATTCGGCGGAGGTGTCGGGCTTTACGGGGACACGTGCGGAGCGCTTGTGGGAGCCGTTATGGCGGTGAGCGCGGTTCACGGGAGAAGCACGCTTCCCGAGGGCGAAGGCAAGGAAGGGCTGATGAAATCCAAAGAGCAGCTCTACGGCAAACCCGGTCTCTACAGGTTGTTCAACCAGCTCCCGAACCAGGTCAAGGCGAAGTACGGCCAGACCCTGTGCCGGGAACTGGCGGCCAAATGGCGGGACAATTGGCTTTGCCGCGATCACGCCCTGTTTTGCCGGGATCTCATCACCGACGTGGCCGGCATGGCGGCTGAAATGATTTTTTCCGACAGGGACGAGGCGGCGTCGCGGCCGTTGGGTGAAAACGTGGAGAATCTCAAGGAGTAA
- a CDS encoding PH domain-containing protein codes for MQRFATAPWPVSLKLTSFFGSLLIAGVAYGAWSGIPPTGFAHLFGYVIACVILAIPLGAALFVVAGYEVDGSRLYVQRLFWATEIGLDGLSRIRRDPGAIRRCLRVFGNGGLYSFTGIYQNRELGRFRMYATDPKRPVILSLPDRVVVVTPADPEAFIRHLLMYFPGVEVDADKDGP; via the coding sequence ATGCAAAGATTTGCGACCGCCCCGTGGCCCGTGTCCTTGAAGCTGACTTCCTTCTTTGGATCGCTGTTGATCGCGGGAGTGGCGTACGGTGCATGGAGCGGGATTCCACCGACCGGGTTCGCGCACCTGTTCGGGTACGTGATCGCCTGTGTGATTCTGGCGATTCCGTTGGGGGCGGCCTTGTTCGTCGTCGCGGGCTACGAAGTCGATGGTTCACGGCTTTATGTCCAGCGTCTTTTTTGGGCGACGGAGATCGGACTGGATGGGTTGAGCCGGATTCGGCGGGATCCGGGCGCGATCAGACGCTGCCTGAGGGTCTTCGGCAACGGCGGCCTGTATTCATTCACGGGAATCTATCAAAACCGTGAGTTGGGCCGTTTCCGGATGTACGCCACCGATCCCAAACGCCCCGTGATCTTGAGTCTCCCCGATCGGGTGGTGGTTGTGACGCCGGCCGATCCCGAGGCATTCATCCGGCACCTTCTGATGTACTTCCCGGGCGTCGAAGTGGACGCCGACAAAGATGGCCCCTGA
- a CDS encoding DUF2087 domain-containing protein, whose amino-acid sequence MSRTLLPFHSDDISALARSLKGQLANCESQPSHLELLNMLARANGYRNFQHYRASLPAEALLEGHPPAPEPEPVDLARIRLLLRMFDPGGKLAHWPSKRSRQELCLWVIWSKLPARQVFAEKEINLLLNDCHLFGDHALLRRWLCDYGMMTRTRDGREYRRVEKVPPAEAIELIRRLGRVQAGKHSGGQGPALHGTTKR is encoded by the coding sequence ATGTCCAGAACACTATTGCCCTTTCATTCGGATGACATTTCCGCCCTGGCACGGTCTCTAAAGGGCCAACTCGCCAATTGCGAGTCTCAGCCGAGCCATCTGGAACTTTTGAACATGCTGGCGCGGGCGAACGGCTACCGGAATTTTCAACATTATCGGGCCAGTCTCCCCGCCGAGGCTCTCCTCGAGGGTCACCCGCCCGCTCCGGAGCCGGAGCCCGTGGACCTCGCCCGGATAAGGCTCCTGCTTCGGATGTTCGACCCGGGAGGCAAGCTCGCTCACTGGCCTTCAAAACGCAGTCGCCAGGAGCTGTGTCTTTGGGTCATATGGTCTAAATTGCCTGCCCGGCAGGTTTTCGCTGAAAAAGAGATCAACCTGCTGCTGAACGACTGTCACCTTTTCGGAGACCATGCCCTGTTGAGGAGGTGGCTCTGCGATTACGGCATGATGACCAGGACCAGGGACGGCCGTGAATACCGTCGGGTCGAAAAGGTTCCACCCGCCGAAGCGATCGAGTTGATCCGTCGACTCGGCCGTGTTCAAGCCGGAAAGCATTCCGGCGGGCAAGGTCCTGCGCTGCACGGAACGACGAAAAGGTAG
- a CDS encoding ABC transporter substrate-binding protein — MSTARRSLSLWVCFLAIAVGLLFSGCADRKPGMKRVGILCGLDVLFPTVEGFKGGMQEMGYVEGVDIAYDVKRTNFDPETEERILRRFVADRVDMILVFPSEPAITAKEVTQGTPIPVVFCQTYTEGTNLIKSVPEPGGNITGVRFPGPDLALKRFEILHELLPQAKVFWVPYARDVPIVPPQLAVLRPVAEQAGITLVESPFESPEDLFQFMEERDKAGDIGIDAVLLISEPLTRIPAVFEAMGKFAFDHHIPIGGTIISSKEHSTLFGVAAKSLVSGRLAAVQAHKILKGMPAGSIPVISAESFFQLNYKVARELGLDVPEGLLKQADEILR; from the coding sequence ATGAGTACGGCTCGCCGATCCCTGAGCTTGTGGGTCTGCTTCCTGGCCATTGCGGTCGGGCTGCTCTTCAGCGGCTGCGCCGATCGGAAGCCCGGAATGAAGCGCGTGGGGATCCTTTGCGGCCTCGATGTCCTTTTCCCCACCGTGGAAGGCTTCAAGGGAGGGATGCAGGAAATGGGGTATGTCGAAGGGGTCGACATCGCCTACGACGTGAAGAGGACAAATTTCGACCCGGAGACTGAAGAACGCATCCTTCGCAGATTTGTTGCGGACCGGGTCGACATGATACTCGTCTTTCCCTCCGAACCGGCCATCACGGCAAAGGAAGTCACCCAAGGCACGCCAATTCCCGTCGTGTTCTGCCAGACCTATACGGAGGGGACCAATTTGATCAAGAGCGTGCCGGAACCGGGGGGGAACATCACGGGGGTACGGTTCCCCGGACCGGACCTCGCTCTCAAGCGTTTCGAGATCCTTCACGAGCTGCTGCCGCAAGCCAAGGTCTTCTGGGTGCCCTATGCCAGGGATGTCCCGATCGTCCCACCCCAGCTGGCGGTGCTTCGCCCCGTTGCCGAGCAAGCAGGCATCACCCTGGTTGAATCTCCCTTCGAAAGCCCTGAGGATCTCTTTCAGTTCATGGAGGAACGGGACAAAGCGGGGGATATCGGCATTGACGCCGTGTTGTTGATATCCGAGCCTTTGACACGCATACCCGCGGTTTTCGAAGCCATGGGGAAGTTTGCTTTCGATCATCACATACCCATAGGAGGGACGATCATTTCCTCAAAAGAGCACTCGACCTTGTTCGGTGTGGCCGCAAAAAGCCTTGTCTCGGGGAGACTGGCGGCAGTGCAGGCGCACAAGATCCTGAAAGGAATGCCGGCCGGCAGCATCCCGGTCATCTCGGCCGAAAGTTTCTTCCAGCTGAACTACAAAGTCGCCCGGGAGCTCGGACTAGACGTTCCCGAAGGGTTGTTGAAGCAGGCGGACGAGATCCTTCGCTAG
- a CDS encoding sensor histidine kinase, producing MTSPRKSAVTTLGLSMAMALAFFSLSVAVLLLYSGLDAVRDFRAQESDIFNKQQLAAQNAAKTVSNFINENFSVLETAIGLSPFDRMSGTEQKQVLQTLVGLRPAFRHLVLFDDRNEVVAQASRLSSYASKAFIDRLKESLPGKNPPVERTIGPVHVNPATSEPMAIMALPVKNVLGDVQGTLIVELNLKFMWDIVDRLKVGETGYVYVADRKGNLLAFSDSGRVLKGESVEQLEAVAEFIRKGTSAGPVLATTYRGILGSTVVGTYAPLTTPDWAVIAELPWEEAYRELLLGIVTSMGITLAMAVLAGFFGVFAARRFASPLIDLTETASRIAGGERDLQAEVAGPREVAHLATAFNSMTAQLRQSLQDLQKQFDELKRTEDAYRRSEERLRLAVEGTSDGIWDWDVRTGQTYFSPSYYTMVGYEPDEFPANYQNWLQRVHPDDVEEAVRLAQRAIAESSSFVIEFRFKTKNGEWRWVCGRGKAAGWDADGNTTRMAGFHSDITERKLAEQQTRAALEEKEVLLREVHHRVKNNLQAIIYLIRSEADQCEDKRGSRFLGELEERARTMALVYEQLYQSENLARIEMVQYLSDLAANLAQAFGADRDIPIAVEPGKIWLDVEIGMPCGLIVNELVTNALKHAFPPGAQERGRISVALRKEHERYVLRVSDNGVGLPPGLPWREARSLGLRLVNLWATHQLGGTIAVEGPPGTAFVVTFPARRGRAGQNGPC from the coding sequence ATGACAAGTCCGAGGAAATCCGCGGTGACGACACTTGGATTGAGCATGGCCATGGCGCTGGCCTTTTTTTCGCTGAGCGTGGCGGTGCTTCTTCTCTACAGCGGATTGGACGCTGTGCGTGATTTCAGAGCCCAGGAGTCGGACATTTTCAACAAGCAACAGCTTGCGGCACAGAATGCGGCCAAGACGGTGAGCAACTTCATCAACGAGAACTTCAGCGTACTGGAAACAGCGATAGGGTTGAGCCCCTTCGACAGGATGTCCGGCACTGAGCAAAAGCAGGTCCTGCAGACCCTGGTCGGGCTCCGGCCCGCCTTCAGGCACCTGGTGCTGTTCGATGATCGAAACGAAGTCGTCGCTCAGGCCTCCCGGCTTTCCTCGTATGCATCGAAAGCATTCATCGACAGGCTCAAGGAGAGTCTGCCCGGAAAGAATCCCCCGGTGGAGCGGACGATCGGTCCGGTGCATGTGAATCCCGCGACGAGCGAACCCATGGCGATCATGGCTCTTCCGGTCAAAAACGTCCTGGGAGACGTCCAAGGGACTTTGATCGTCGAGCTCAACCTGAAATTCATGTGGGATATCGTCGATCGGCTGAAAGTGGGTGAGACCGGCTACGTCTACGTTGCCGACAGAAAGGGCAATCTGCTCGCTTTCAGTGACTCCGGCAGGGTATTGAAAGGCGAGAGCGTGGAACAGCTCGAGGCGGTTGCCGAGTTCATTCGCAAGGGAACGTCCGCCGGGCCGGTTTTGGCCACCACCTACCGCGGCATTCTGGGTTCCACCGTAGTGGGGACCTACGCACCGCTGACGACTCCGGACTGGGCGGTCATTGCCGAACTGCCATGGGAAGAAGCATACCGGGAACTGCTTCTCGGCATTGTCACCTCCATGGGGATCACATTGGCGATGGCCGTTCTCGCCGGCTTTTTCGGGGTTTTTGCAGCCAGGCGGTTTGCTTCTCCATTGATTGACCTGACTGAAACCGCCTCCCGCATCGCCGGGGGAGAAAGGGATTTGCAGGCGGAGGTCGCCGGTCCCCGGGAGGTGGCGCACCTGGCCACGGCTTTCAACAGCATGACCGCGCAGCTGCGACAGAGCCTGCAGGATCTGCAGAAACAATTCGATGAGCTCAAGCGGACGGAGGATGCCTACCGTCGCAGTGAAGAACGACTTCGCCTGGCCGTGGAGGGAACTTCGGACGGCATCTGGGACTGGGATGTCCGGACGGGACAAACTTATTTCAGCCCGAGCTATTACACCATGGTGGGATATGAACCGGACGAATTTCCCGCCAACTACCAAAACTGGCTGCAACGCGTCCACCCCGACGACGTGGAGGAGGCCGTCAGGCTTGCGCAACGGGCGATTGCGGAAAGCTCATCCTTCGTCATCGAGTTCAGGTTCAAGACAAAGAACGGAGAATGGCGATGGGTTTGCGGCCGCGGCAAAGCCGCCGGATGGGACGCCGACGGGAACACAACCCGCATGGCCGGCTTTCACAGTGACATAACGGAGCGCAAGCTGGCGGAGCAGCAAACCAGGGCCGCTCTCGAGGAAAAGGAAGTGCTGCTTCGAGAGGTCCATCACAGGGTCAAGAACAACCTCCAGGCCATCATCTACCTGATCAGATCCGAGGCCGACCAGTGCGAGGACAAGCGGGGCTCCCGATTCCTGGGAGAGCTGGAAGAGCGCGCGCGGACCATGGCGCTCGTCTACGAACAGTTGTACCAGTCGGAAAATCTGGCCCGCATCGAAATGGTGCAGTACCTGAGCGACTTGGCCGCCAACCTGGCGCAGGCATTCGGGGCCGATCGGGATATCCCGATCGCGGTCGAGCCCGGGAAAATCTGGCTCGACGTGGAAATCGGAATGCCCTGCGGGCTGATTGTGAACGAGCTCGTGACGAACGCGCTGAAGCATGCCTTCCCGCCGGGCGCACAGGAACGGGGCAGGATAAGCGTGGCGCTCCGCAAGGAACACGAACGGTACGTCCTCAGGGTGAGCGACAACGGGGTGGGTCTTCCTCCGGGGCTGCCCTGGCGCGAAGCCCGGTCCCTCGGCCTCCGGCTCGTGAACCTCTGGGCGACGCACCAGCTGGGAGGGACCATCGCCGTGGAGGGCCCGCCGGGAACCGCCTTTGTCGTCACCTTCCCGGCGAGGAGGGGCCGGGCGGGCCAAAATGGCCCTTGCTAG
- a CDS encoding 3-hydroxyacyl-ACP dehydratase FabZ family protein, producing the protein MPHPEAREQFLRRSARTALWRHGLSTRKVSMGQPEIERLIPHRRPFLLLDGITAVDYEQRAAEGVRRIDPEDPVLAGHFPANPIYPGVLLLEMMGQLGLCMIGLEARQARQDGLPQTEPRLIRIHSAVFLAPVMRDDEVTIRSICLEDNGLTHVLAGQVSRGDVHCALSVMELCHA; encoded by the coding sequence ATGCCGCATCCCGAAGCAAGGGAACAATTCCTGCGCCGGTCGGCCCGCACGGCACTCTGGCGCCACGGCCTCTCCACGCGGAAAGTGAGCATGGGGCAACCGGAAATCGAACGGCTGATCCCTCACCGCCGGCCCTTTCTTCTCCTTGACGGCATTACAGCGGTGGATTATGAACAGCGGGCCGCGGAAGGAGTGCGCCGGATCGATCCCGAAGACCCGGTGCTCGCCGGCCATTTTCCCGCCAATCCAATCTATCCGGGGGTGCTGTTGTTGGAGATGATGGGACAGCTCGGCCTCTGCATGATCGGACTCGAGGCGAGGCAGGCAAGGCAAGACGGCCTTCCTCAAACGGAGCCGCGCCTCATCCGGATACATTCGGCGGTTTTTCTGGCGCCGGTAATGCGGGACGACGAGGTGACGATACGATCCATTTGCCTGGAAGACAACGGACTCACCCATGTTCTTGCCGGGCAGGTCTCCCGTGGCGATGTCCACTGCGCCCTTTCCGTCATGGAGCTGTGTCATGCCTGA
- a CDS encoding beta-ketoacyl-[acyl-carrier-protein] synthase family protein yields MPERKRVVITGMSVNTPLGDTLDGFLEGLLQGRSAIGLYEAPGLVAGVAGSLSPYDPLSKASALRDRIPADAANRLLKLVRYSAWSTKLSVLLALDAFLDAGLVPGSVDPERIASVVTGHNINQLYVHHNWEMFARDPEDAGIDLTVFVKKWDSDHAGCVSEVIGIRGPVYLVGGACASGNVGLRCVLDEIRHHDIDVALVVGPVFDYTPFTLHSLVRMGAISFHRYRDDPARASRPFDADRDGFVFSHGGAGLVLEGLEHALARGARIYAEMVGVEVGSASSRTPTPSEEHEARVMERLVHQTGTDLREIDFVSAHATSTVLGDLAEIRAIRRVFGKHAANLKINAPKSMLGHTTWSAAVVETVASVLQMHAGWLHPSINIDRLDPEIDLDVCANRKVKHSINLMLNNAFGFAGVNSASLIRRYAG; encoded by the coding sequence ATGCCTGAGAGGAAAAGAGTCGTGATCACCGGAATGTCCGTCAACACGCCTTTGGGGGACACCCTGGACGGCTTTCTTGAAGGCCTTCTCCAGGGGCGCTCGGCAATCGGACTCTACGAAGCGCCGGGGCTCGTCGCCGGGGTTGCGGGCAGCCTGTCCCCCTACGACCCGCTTTCAAAGGCATCCGCGCTGCGGGACCGTATCCCCGCAGATGCGGCAAACCGGTTGCTCAAGCTGGTCAGATACTCCGCCTGGTCGACGAAGCTCAGTGTGCTGCTCGCGCTTGACGCATTCCTGGACGCCGGCCTTGTCCCCGGTTCCGTCGATCCTGAGCGGATTGCATCCGTCGTCACGGGTCACAACATCAACCAGTTGTATGTACACCATAACTGGGAGATGTTTGCCCGCGATCCCGAGGACGCGGGCATCGACCTGACGGTGTTTGTCAAGAAGTGGGATTCGGACCACGCGGGTTGCGTTTCTGAAGTCATCGGCATCCGCGGACCCGTTTACCTCGTCGGAGGCGCCTGCGCCTCCGGAAACGTCGGCTTGCGGTGCGTCCTGGACGAAATCCGTCACCACGACATCGATGTGGCCCTGGTGGTGGGACCCGTCTTTGACTACACGCCTTTCACACTGCACTCTCTTGTGCGAATGGGAGCCATCTCCTTCCACCGCTACCGGGATGACCCGGCCAGGGCGAGCCGTCCCTTCGATGCCGACCGCGACGGGTTCGTTTTTTCCCATGGCGGGGCCGGGCTTGTGTTGGAAGGATTGGAACACGCCCTTGCGCGGGGAGCTCGGATTTACGCCGAGATGGTGGGGGTCGAGGTCGGTTCGGCGAGTTCGCGGACCCCCACCCCCTCCGAAGAGCACGAAGCAAGAGTGATGGAGCGCCTGGTCCATCAAACGGGGACCGATCTCCGGGAGATCGACTTTGTGTCGGCGCACGCCACATCCACCGTGCTCGGGGATTTGGCCGAAATCCGGGCTATCCGGCGGGTTTTCGGGAAGCACGCCGCAAACCTCAAGATCAACGCGCCCAAGTCGATGCTCGGGCATACAACCTGGTCGGCGGCGGTCGTCGAAACAGTCGCCTCGGTTCTCCAGATGCATGCCGGATGGCTTCATCCTTCGATAAACATAGACCGGCTCGACCCTGAGATCGATCTCGACGTTTGCGCCAACCGTAAGGTGAAGCATTCCATCAACCTGATGTTGAACAATGCTTTCGGATTTGCGGGAGTCAATTCGGCAAGCCTGATACGCCGATATGCGGGTTGA
- a CDS encoding phosphopantetheine-binding protein: MTRKEILPRLLKICKEAVPELGNGEIDPNKTYRELGINSLDLMQILTVAMKELKTKIPTAQLSEVTTLNGLADLFVKASG, from the coding sequence ATGACGCGAAAGGAAATCCTGCCCAGACTGTTGAAAATCTGCAAAGAGGCCGTGCCCGAACTGGGAAACGGTGAAATCGACCCGAACAAGACCTACCGGGAACTGGGCATCAACAGCCTGGACCTGATGCAAATCCTGACCGTGGCCATGAAGGAGCTGAAGACCAAGATTCCGACCGCACAGCTGTCGGAGGTCACTACTCTCAACGGATTGGCGGACTTGTTCGTCAAGGCGTCCGGTTAG
- a CDS encoding benzoate-CoA ligase family protein: MKSFYNVACELIDGHADARPDKTAIYHGAETISYRQLRVRINRFGNVLRGLGVSPGERILIALPDCPECVIAFLGGIKCGAWPVLLSPQLSRDAYEYILHDSLAVAVFSAGTSEALRADARNLLHRVRADDDDFARMLEEASPELEPHPSRKDDIAFMLYSSGSTGKPKGIPHRHRDMVYTAQAYGGGVLGLSENDVCYSASKLFFAYGLGNSLSFPLFHGASVVLYPDAVMPGDVIDIFSRYGPTIFFGVPALYNVLLQSLDQPVRFPSLRLCVSAGEALPATVCSRWREFTGLDVLDGIGTTEVLHIFISNRPGEVRPGTSGFVVPPYEARIVDDGGNDLAAGQPGRLLIRGLSTAPFYWNQPEKTSETMLRDGWLHTGDIFVEEAGCYTYQGRADDMFKVGGNWVSTSRVEQVIREHPAVSECAVTWREFEGFARPVAFVALAPGVSEESRLSGEIRSHVMERLPGYMCPAQIEFRATLPKTETGKIQRYRLRR, translated from the coding sequence GTGAAGAGCTTCTACAACGTCGCCTGCGAGCTGATTGACGGTCATGCCGATGCAAGGCCCGACAAGACGGCCATTTACCATGGAGCCGAGACCATATCCTACAGGCAGCTTCGGGTGCGCATCAACCGGTTCGGGAACGTGCTGCGGGGACTTGGCGTCTCACCGGGGGAAAGGATTCTGATAGCGCTTCCGGACTGTCCCGAATGCGTCATCGCTTTCCTGGGCGGCATCAAGTGCGGAGCGTGGCCCGTGCTGTTGAGCCCGCAGCTCTCCAGGGACGCCTACGAGTACATTCTGCACGATTCGCTGGCGGTGGCGGTTTTCTCGGCGGGGACTTCCGAAGCCTTGCGGGCCGACGCTCGAAACCTTCTGCACCGGGTTCGCGCCGACGATGATGACTTCGCCCGGATGCTTGAGGAGGCGTCTCCCGAGCTCGAGCCTCATCCGTCCCGAAAGGATGACATCGCCTTCATGCTCTATAGCTCCGGAAGCACCGGCAAACCCAAGGGGATTCCCCACAGGCACCGCGACATGGTTTACACGGCGCAGGCTTACGGCGGAGGAGTCCTGGGCCTGTCCGAAAACGACGTCTGCTATTCGGCGAGCAAGCTCTTTTTCGCCTACGGGCTTGGAAACAGCCTCTCATTTCCGCTGTTTCACGGAGCGAGCGTGGTGCTTTACCCGGATGCGGTCATGCCCGGCGATGTCATCGACATCTTCTCGCGATATGGTCCCACGATCTTTTTCGGCGTGCCCGCGCTCTACAACGTCTTGCTGCAGAGCCTGGACCAACCGGTCCGCTTTCCTTCCCTGCGCCTTTGCGTTTCGGCCGGAGAGGCGCTGCCCGCGACGGTCTGCTCGCGGTGGCGGGAGTTTACGGGCCTCGACGTACTCGACGGCATAGGGACCACGGAGGTCCTCCACATCTTTATCTCCAACCGGCCGGGCGAGGTGCGCCCGGGGACTTCCGGCTTCGTCGTGCCTCCCTACGAGGCGAGGATCGTCGATGACGGCGGAAACGACCTTGCCGCCGGTCAACCTGGGCGTCTGCTGATTCGAGGGCTGAGCACGGCGCCTTTCTACTGGAATCAGCCCGAAAAGACTTCGGAGACGATGCTCCGGGACGGGTGGCTCCACACCGGGGATATTTTCGTCGAGGAGGCGGGATGCTACACCTACCAGGGGCGGGCCGACGACATGTTCAAGGTTGGGGGAAACTGGGTGTCGACGTCCAGGGTGGAACAGGTGATTCGGGAACATCCGGCGGTGTCGGAGTGCGCCGTAACGTGGCGGGAATTCGAAGGGTTCGCCAGGCCGGTTGCCTTCGTGGCGCTCGCCCCCGGTGTTTCGGAGGAATCGAGATTGTCGGGGGAGATTCGTTCCCACGTCATGGAACGGCTGCCCGGGTACATGTGTCCCGCGCAGATCGAATTTCGCGCCACGCTGCCCAAGACGGAAACGGGAAAGATCCAGAGGTACAGGTTGAGGCGCTGA